In Isosphaera pallida ATCC 43644, the sequence CGCACAGCCAATCGGCTGCGACGCGGGCTTGGTCGTAGGACTGGCTCATGGTGAGCGACAAGGAAGGCGACGCGGCAGACATAGCGAGCAACTCCCGACGGGCGGGGAAACAGGGCGGCCCTCCGAGAAGGGGCGCGAAGCGTTGGGCCGAGGCGAAGCGGGGGACGGCGAACCAGACGGCGGGTTCGTGTCGTGGATCGGCCACACGGTTTCAAGAGCGCGTTGACAGACGACGGATTTAGACCAGGATGCCCGCCACGCACCCCGTGGCCAGGTTGGCGAGGGTGGCGGCCAACAAGGCTCGCGGACCCAAGCGGGCCAGATCGGCGCGACGGTCGGGAACCAAACTACCCACCACGCCGATTTGAATGCCGATCGAACTGAGGTTGGCAAAGCCGCAAAGCGCGAAGGTGGCGATGGCGTCGGAGCGGGGGTCGAGGATCTCGCGGGCACGTTGCAAGGCTTCGTAGGCGACGATCTCGTTGGTCACCAGACGCAAGCCCAGCAACCCACCGACCGAGCCAGCATCGTTCCAAGAGACGCCGAGCATCCAGGCCACCGGCGCGAAGCCTCGACCTAGCAGCCATTCCAACGACAGCCCCACTTGGGCCAGACCAAGATTCACCAGAGCAATCAGGCTCAGAAACGCGATCAGCATCGAACCCAGCGCTAGGGCGATGGTGAGACCTTCACGGGTTCCTCGAGCGGCCGCATCGATGAGATTGGCATCGTGGCGGACTTCGGCGATCCGCACCACGCCGAGGGTCTCCGGAGTCTCGGTCTCGGGAATAAATAGCTTAGAAAAAAGGATCGAGGCGGGGATGGCCATGGTCGCGGCGGTCAAGACGTGTTCGGGTTTGGCTCCCGTTCCAAAGTAGGCCACCAGCACGGAACCAGCGACCGCTGCCATGCCCGAAGTCATCATGGTCATCAGTTCCGAACGGGTCAACTTGTCAAGATAAGGACGGATGGTGAGCGGCGACTCGGTTTGGCCCATCATGGCGGCGGCCACAGCGTTAAGCGATTCGGCCCCGGAGGTTCCCATCAGACGCGC encodes:
- a CDS encoding NupC/NupG family nucleoside CNT transporter, with amino-acid sequence MTLDPLRALIGYVALLGVAAFCSTNRRAISWRVVGWGIGLHWGLGLVVLTTPFGREAVERVSRLVVIVLDQAQVGARFLFGSKLIDDLDTFGFIFAFKVLPTVIFVAALFAVLYHLRIMPLIVRGIAWAMARLMGTSGAESLNAVAAAMMGQTESPLTIRPYLDKLTRSELMTMMTSGMAAVAGSVLVAYFGTGAKPEHVLTAATMAIPASILFSKLFIPETETPETLGVVRIAEVRHDANLIDAAARGTREGLTIALALGSMLIAFLSLIALVNLGLAQVGLSLEWLLGRGFAPVAWMLGVSWNDAGSVGGLLGLRLVTNEIVAYEALQRAREILDPRSDAIATFALCGFANLSSIGIQIGVVGSLVPDRRADLARLGPRALLAATLANLATGCVAGILV